Genomic segment of Salvia splendens isolate huo1 chromosome 12, SspV2, whole genome shotgun sequence:
ctggatcagttttgtTAGGAAATGACCAGATATGCAGAATCAGAGGAATTGGGTCCATCAGGCTTAGACTTCATAATGGCTCCATCAGGTTACTCACTGGTGTGAGGTTTATTCCAGAGATTACGAGGAATTTGATCTCTATTGGAGTGTTGGATGCAGCAGGATATAATTGCATATTATCTGATGGGATTATGAACATCGTCAAGAATGGTGATGTTGTTATGATggctgagagaaagagaagcctatactatctaaaggcaagtgtggttactggatctgtgaatctggtgcaggtattagacttaagaatgtggcatctcagactcggacacttgggagaaactggaattaaagaattggccaagaaggagctgattaagctggaaaatcccaatgagcagttgggtttgtgtgagcaatgtgtgctcggaaagagtaagaaactgccctatggaagaggaattcacagctcaaagtcaccactagactatgcccacagtgacttgtggggcccagctacaccagcttcattgggtggaggtagatactttctatccattattgatgatttttctagaaaattatgggtgtttatcttgaaggaaaaatcagagacattcatgaaattcaaggagtggtgtagggaagtggaggtggagaaagggtgttctttgaagtgtttaagaactgataatgggctggaatttctgagtggggagtttgattctttctgcaagcagaaaggtatgaagaggcataggacatctccatctaatccccaacagaatggagttgctgagcgcatgaatagaaccatcctagagcgagttagatgtatgctctttggctctggaatggctaagagattctggggtgaggctgtgagtatggcagcagttctcatcaatagaagtccttcttcagctatagcttttgacactcctgatcagagatggtatggaaaggccatggattattcgaatatgaagatttttggttgtatggcttatgcacacatcaagcaaagtaagttggagccaagggccttgagatgtgtgatgattggataccaaaagggagtgaagggctacagactgtggtgcatagagccaggaaatcagaaagttattatctctagagatgtgcaatttgaagaaagtaggatgccatttctagaaaaggctcaagagagccagaggccatctcattctgagaaagaaccagagcctgagaggatggtggagatgggtgttccagaacctgaggaggctgaggaatcagttcaggtggaggtttctggagcagatagaattgctgagcctgaacagcagatgggaaatcatagtgaacaagaagaagcagatgCTGATGTCTTGAACCCTGAAGAAGAGCAGCAGGATTTGGGTGACTATGTTCTAGCCAGAGATAGGGTCAGAAGAATCCCTAAACCATCTACAAGATACAGTGAAGAAGAATACTTGCTATATGCACTATGTGTTGCAGAAAACATAGAGTATGCAGAGCCTTCAAGCTTCAAGGAAGCTATGAGTTCTAAGGAGAGCAAGCAGTGGATGGAGGCTATGATAGATGAAATACAGTCCCTGATCAAGAACAAGACATGGGTGCTTGTGAAGAGACCTTCCACACAAAAACCAGTGAGttgtaagtggatatacaagaaaaagttggaggttgggaacaagattaggttcaaggctaggcttgtagctcgggggttcacacaagaggagggaatagactataatgaagtattttctccagtggtaaagcatgcctcaatcagaattttgctagctatagttgctcaaagaagttggtttttggaccaacttgatgtgaagacagcctttcttcatggagagcttgaggaaactatatacatgaatcagccagagggatttgtgatacatgggagtgaagataaggtttgtctactaaagaaaagtctatacggtttgaagcaagcaagtagacaatggcatatcaagttttatgaacatatgcagagtatgggatttataaattccagatatgatagttgtgtctacttcaaatcaaagtctgagggacctgctgtgtatttgctattatatgtagacgacatcttgcttgctggaccagatagacaggagctagatagggtgaaagccttattgaaaaagggatttgaaatcaaggatctggggagtgctagcaagattttgggaatggatatatTCAGAAATGCAGATAAGAGGGTGTTGTGGTTGTCCCAAGAAGGCTACATTCAGAAAGTACTGCGCAAATATCAGATTGACAAGAGTAGAACAACCTCAGTGCCACTATCACAACAGACTAAGCTGTCCAAATCACAATGTCCCAGAAAtcagcaagaagaaagagagatgagccagataccttattccaacatagttgggagtgtgatgtatatgatgatatgcacaaggcctgatatttctcatgcggtaagcgtggtgagcagatacatgtcctgtccgggaagagagcactggttggctttgaaagggattctcaagtatctcaaaggaagtagtgatctgggaataatgttcaaatcagagaatgaaggagataaggatagcattattgggttttgcgattcagattatgcagctaaccttgataataggcgctcacaatctgggtacatatttaccttgttcggctccgcggtgagctggaagtctaatctccaatccgtggtggctctatcgacgacggaggcagagtatatagctcttgctgaggcagtaaaggaaagcttctggcttaggggtatagttggtgattttggggtgaagcaagagaatgttgtgatcaagtgcgacagcaatagcgcgatttgtctctcgaaacatcagacatatcatgaacgcagcaaacatatagacgtgaggctgcatttcattcgagatgaggttgagaagggtgcggtgaagattgagaaggtcagcaccgagcacaatgcggctgatgcacttactaaagccctaccaagatccaagttccgacattgcttggatttggttggggtggtCCGAAATTTGTAAGTATGGGAAGGAAGGTGGAACTGGTGATGATGGATCTTAGattgctcaaaggtggaggatttgttagtgtttgagctcatcaagatcggattgagctggtggaagaatcaagtcaggaaatagccgttgggaaccaaaacaggaactagccgttggaaacggttataaccgtgttcggccaaaggaagctgttcggccaaaggaagctgttcggcaaaaggaagctgttcagcaattggaagctgttcggcaattggaagctgttcggcaattggaagctgttcggcaaaaggaagctgttcagcaattggaagctgttcggcaattggaagctgttcggcaaaggaagctgttcggcggttttcttgatcgatacttcttaagggagttgcgattcattccggaactaacaacaacagaaatcaaaagtgatagagagagaattcaagagaggaagtgttatctttcagctgtgcgtttttagctctcgaagcaagaagttttcgggcgagttgagggttttccatcttgtaaattcttgagagttttgagtgctcttatgtttgtaatttctcgagtgatcaataaagaaacacaccagattctgcccgtggatgtaggcttacgccgaaccacgtaattcgcttgtgttcttccttgcatgttgtcatttcattaatttgcatttcgatcatcacaaccgtaggttcgttcttcacaaAAGGTCTGTGAATTAGGTCTTTTTAACTATAAAGCTAAACATGTCTTTTACCCTTTTGAACGGAAAAAGTATCGGCACCATTATGACTACTACTGGGCTTCTGTTTTTGAGGTAATTGTTTCATGAATGTTGAAACAATTTGCTCTtgccatttttgaaaaatacTTCCTGTTAGATTGCTCATTTCTGTGGTATTTATGTATAAATTTGTTTACATAAGGTGACTCAAGAAAATCTATAATGCGCTAGGATGTAACTTTTTTAGGTCATTTTCTGCTCCTTGATAGCTCAAAGAGCCAATCCGGCAGTTTAAATGCTGCGAGCTTCTGAGACCACCTTTTCATGCTGATAAAGTTCAGTATCAGCTAGTATAACTTTAATGGTGGTGATATGCCTATGCATGTCACCACTTAACAGTGTCCCACTACCTAGATAGCTACTACAAAATTACAGAAAAAAGGGAGACACTGACGTCGTTTCTATTTGATACCAAGATGTATCTTACATACCCTCTTGATAGTATTTGCGTGGAAACAAGTATCTAATTCTGATCTCTGCCACATAAGAAGATCAATAAATACTTTCTGGTACTTGTTTTAGCATGTTTGATAAATACTAATATGAGGTAACATAAACACTTGGGCCTGGTTTCCATATCAGTGACATGGGTGGATTTCCTAATAATTTCACAGTAACGTTTTTGAATAAAGATCCCTTATACAAGTATGCATTCCATTTATTAAATATCCCAGCATGTGAGTATGCTTTATGGAgcaattcaattgatttaaaaGAGTACAATTTCTGGTGTGCCTCTTTTGTCATTTGTTTCCTAATGCATCTTTCTAGTTCTTTAATTTCCAATACATTCTGTTATGTATCTCAGGTTGAATACGTAGATCATTCATGACAAGCAAAGTTTGCATCAGCAGAAGCCCCAAAAGAAGCTCTTCCATACAAGTGTAGACCCAATTTTGGGGCTGCCTGGTTGACCAAGGATAAATTTAAGGTGAACATTTGAGACCCAGACTTTGGGATGATGTTCTAAATTTGAAGGATCTCTAGCTTTTGAGAGTTTGATCCCTTCATCTCCTGGATTCCAAGAGGCATGTAGTTACctcattataaattaaaatttcattggTATGTGATTACATACTGTCACATTGATTTTTCAGGTAAATGAAAGATATGAGTGCTGGTATACTCTGGGTGTTTCTAAggttaatataaatatttaaggTTTATTCAATTGCCAAGCCGAGGATCATTCTACTGTCAAGATGCTTAAACGATATTCCATACTGTAAGTAAATATTATGCCTGTGAATAGTTTTGGAGCTGTAGGTTTCTCCTTTAGGTCTTTTACATTTACATGATACTCATATTTTCACTTGAAGATTCTGTATATCATAGATAACTGAGAACATCATAAGGAAATTCTCTATTTGTCATGCTATTTATTAGTCATGAGAGCAGTCTTATATTGGATTTGATCAGTTGCAATTAAGAAGGTAGGTTTTAAGCTGAGCTTCTCTGTCTGCTGAACTTTTCTACATGTGTGTTTTATGTAAAATACATGGCACCACATGCTGCTTCAGAGCTTTGAGATTTAGCAATTAAACACTTGAATCTATCCACTTTTGCATACCCATACCCCATCCAATTAGCTTAGGCAGCCGTTTCTTAAGGTCTGATAGCTAGAGTTCCATTGAGAAGAtttttttttggtggaggtccttaGGCTTGTATCCAATTTTCAGGAACCAAAATTGGAATGTGGCTCAGTAACTTGTTAATTTGAATTGATTTCGAAAAAATAGTTGCTAGTTTGCTGCAGATATTTATGCCAATTATGTTTTCTCTAGATAAATGAATGTAACCTGAAACAAGGCACTTGTTACATATTAAGGAAGTGAAGTTTGCTTTAAATTACAGGTATGTATCTGGTTGATCTCTCCTGATGTTGGTTTGATGTCTATGATCCCAGTTATAATAATTTTGTACAAATGCTCGAGTGATGATTTAATATCCGATTCTATTCTTTATTGGCTCAAGAACCATGTTATCAATTCTTTGTTTCTACCAGCATGTCATATTCTGTCTTTATATTGGTCTATATGCATTGAAGATTCTTGGATGCTTATGTGATTGTAAATATGTCTATAAAAGGTACCTTTTTCTTATCCCTTTGTCTTTTTTGGTCCATATAAATTGCTCATATCATCTCAGGTTTACAAGGTTACTGAAGTCATGGGTTTCTGGTTTGGGATCAATACACCATTGGAGATGGGATCTAATAGCTGGAGCTATTTCCGGCTTTATAACGTCCTTGCTATCCGTTACCTTGATTGCAGTTCTCTACCCATTGCTAGCCATCATTCGCCGACTATTTGCATCCTGGACGTCCACGCCTCACCCAagtactattttattaaagCGAGTTTGTTTCTTTGCAATGTAGTTTTCTTTCATGAGTTGGGTCACCGTGTAATACGTGCAAAGGCTCGGTCTGTCATAGACGTATATATGCTTACATTAGAAAGGCACTCAATTTTCCAGTAGTTCTGTTGACAAGTCTGAGAACCTGCATCTCTAAAGCATGAAATATTTTAACGGTTTTTGTAACAGACTAAGATAGCAATTTTAGCAGTTAGTCCTCTAGTTCTGCTGTAGGTAGTACACTTGCCTATATACCAGGAACATAAatgtatagttttttttttcttcttgtaAAATTGTTGTATCACATATTAATCATGAAAATTTCCAAAAAGAAAGTTCAGACTATCCCTATTTCCATTACAAATTTACATGTAATCTTGGCTTTTATGATTCGTACAGATTTTATGTTCTTACATATTTGTGGTTATTTTCATTACTATGCAGTCTTGGCTTTTATGATTTGTATAGGTTTTATGCTTTTACATATTTGCGGTTGGATAGTTTGTTATTGATTTGTTATCTTATAATTTACATGTATGTAGTTATCTTATCTCCATTACGATTACAATTTGATCTTATTTTCTCATGTGATCTGTATAGATTTTATGCTTTTTCAAATTTGTAGTTGCATAGTTGTTAGTGATTTGTTATCTTCGACTAGTTATTATGGTTGTTTGCTTGTTATTGTACCTTTTCAGAGTTCCAACTCACACACGTCTTAACGAGGTGACTCGAACCTCTGACCGATTGATTAGAAGGATTCTTACTAGCTGGTGTTTTACATGCAATATTCGGAAATTTGGTATACGCGTGCAAATCATATAGCATACGCAGGAAGTATTGTGTCCATAATCTTGGAAAGCTAATAGCATAGATTGAAGTATTATAAAGATGGGAACATTTAGAGAGTTGTAGTGAAAAAGTGGAATAATAGAAACGTTTAGGTTGGTGGTAAAAGTAGTTAGATATTGGCAGTTTCTGAAATGATCCTCTCAATCTCTTCAAGTAGTCTCTCCTTTTCATCTCCCAGATCTTGATTCTGTTTCTGAAGCTCTTCAATTTGTTTAGTCTGCTCTGAATCCTTTCTGTCAAACAATTTACTTTTGTTAGGGAAAAAGCTAGATGAATTTTGTGTGCATTTACATTTTCATGATACAcaattgaataattttatcttCTACAACTACTGTTTGATGTATGAATCAAGCAAGTATCTATGTAAGTTCACCTGTTCATAAAAGCCAAGTTGAGTTTAAGTGAACGCACTTCCTTCTCGAGATTCTCACATCGTTTCAAGATGGATTGCATGTCCGACGGCACTGGTGGCGTCGAACTTTTCTCCTTCGCCTCCGCCATCCTTCAAAACTCATAAACAATCACTTTTCAAGTTGATACAATTTCAACAAAGTTGAGATAAACTTGATAAGTTTCCAAAAATTGATAGGAGAACTAAAGTAAGTACGTACTTGCGTGATCGCTCCACCCTACGTTTTTTTGTTGGATCTCCTCTGTCAACTGCATAACATACAATATTAATATCTTTAGTTTAGATCAgtgtttttaaaaatatgagTGAACTGGTGAAGCTATTGGTTTACGGTTGGTTTAACTGGTTACACTAATTTAACCACTGATGGAGTTGGATACTGTAGCTTATATGCATATAGAGAATTGATATGCTGAGCAACATTTGCGTGAGCACACACTATTTCATAGTTTAGAGATTAGAGACATGATTAGATGACTCGACTCAGATATATTCTCcccaatattatttatttcaaaatcaatTTCGACACCCTACATATTCCCCAGCAAAATGTAAATACTTTTGCAAGAATGCTTATAAAAGGTACTTTTGCAAGAATGCTTACCTGAACCAGTTGATTTGATGGATCCATATCGAACTAAACCTTCTTGCTGCAAATTGATAGAATAAAAGGCAAGAAAAAGTTGGGATCAGTTTTTTGTTTATATCAAGAAACCATTCTTAGACAAAATTGATGTAGTAAAGTACCTTTTGATCTTCTCTTGAGCTATCATACACACGTTCTCTAAAATCTACAATAGATCAAGAAGTGAAAATTCAACAATAAAAGTGgcctaaatataaaaaaaaaataaagtgaatgAGTAGAAGAATGTGATGCATACCTCTGCTCCTTGAGCAATCTTCAGGGCTTCTTCGCCTCCCCATTTGATGCCTTGAGCTCTCACAAACACTAGGAGCTTGTGCGGAGATGCAAGGATCTTCGTAGATGTCAACACCACTTGAAGCCATGGGTGCAGCAGCAGAAGACTCACTCTGAGATGGCTCCCTTGACAGTGTGCTCATCTGGTTGAGAGGTCCCAAAATGCCCTCCATCAACGACTCCTCTATCGTATGCAGCGCCCTCGTCTCATCATCTCCGAGCACAGAAACATCCCCAAAAGTCCCTTGATTCTCAAACGCGTCACATAAAATTTGTCCACCATTATTATCATAGTAGGTGGCAGTGGCATCAACGGCTCCTCTCTCGACTTTCTTGCGCTCTAGAGTGCCCTTGAGCATGCTGACAACAGACGAGATCTTGTCCTCGTATCCCATTTGAGGGTTGTGGAACGTGGACGAGGATGAATTGGATGGAGACATGAATGATGTTGCATTGAAATGAGTTGGATTTTCATAGCTTGTTGAcatgttgttgttgttgttcaAGTGTGTGTGTTGCTgctgttgttgttgttgaatCATGGCCTCAATGCCTATTGGTGTTTGTGAGTTTTGCATTGCAACATATCTCCTCCTTGAAGAAATTACATAATCGATTAGGGCTCTGCTCGATTTTTGAGTGAGTTCGTTAGCTGCAGAAGATGCACGTATGTACGTACCTCAGTTCAGATGATCTGCTCCTAGTCATAGGCTGAGAACTGTGGAACCACGCCTGCGTTTACACAGCACAGCAGCGGCTGAGATTGAAACCCGAGATTTAAATCTTGAATTGGGAAGTTTAGTACCTTTGCCAGAAACAGATTGCTAGCCTGCTGCA
This window contains:
- the LOC121759536 gene encoding protein CYCLOPS-like isoform X1 → MESEGRGYSEFYRNTSEEMFIKTMMESPVGVPMEMLGFKNLTPSFRTDSEELFKSWLTNGENGGCHSAGVGHRPRPASRRISTELAGLSNQNTRQNNEDTFPQSSYVVAADLESTRSEDFKGVQQASNLFLAKAWFHSSQPMTRSRSSELRRRYVAMQNSQTPIGIEAMIQQQQQQQHTHLNNNNNMSTSYENPTHFNATSFMSPSNSSSSTFHNPQMGYEDKISSVVSMLKGTLERKKVERGAVDATATYYDNNGGQILCDAFENQGTFGDVSVLGDDETRALHTIEESLMEGILGPLNQMSTLSREPSQSESSAAAPMASSGVDIYEDPCISAQAPSVCESSRHQMGRRRSPEDCSRSRDFRERVYDSSREDQKQEGLVRYGSIKSTGSVDRGDPTKKRRVERSRKMAEAKEKSSTPPVPSDMQSILKRCENLEKEVRSLKLNLAFMNRKDSEQTKQIEELQKQNQDLGDEKERLLEEIERIISETANI
- the LOC121759536 gene encoding protein CYCLOPS-like isoform X2 — encoded protein: MERTVAAIQLASGIALDRHQEELAGLSNQNTRQNNEDTFPQSSYVVAADLESTRSEDFKGVQQASNLFLAKAWFHSSQPMTRSRSSELRRRYVAMQNSQTPIGIEAMIQQQQQQQHTHLNNNNNMSTSYENPTHFNATSFMSPSNSSSSTFHNPQMGYEDKISSVVSMLKGTLERKKVERGAVDATATYYDNNGGQILCDAFENQGTFGDVSVLGDDETRALHTIEESLMEGILGPLNQMSTLSREPSQSESSAAAPMASSGVDIYEDPCISAQAPSVCESSRHQMGRRRSPEDCSRSRDFRERVYDSSREDQKQEGLVRYGSIKSTGSVDRGDPTKKRRVERSRKMAEAKEKSSTPPVPSDMQSILKRCENLEKEVRSLKLNLAFMNRKDSEQTKQIEELQKQNQDLGDEKERLLEEIERIISETANI